The Thermoflexus sp. region GCGTCAGCGCCTGGCCCTGGCTCGGGCTCTGATTCACGATCCGCCGATCCTCCTGCTGGATGAGCCCACTGCGGGCCTGGATCCGGAAGCCGCCCTGGGGGTCCGGGAGCTATTGCGTTCATGGAAAGGCCAGGGGCGAACGATCCTCCTGTGCACCCATGACCTGGAGGAAGCCGAGCGCCTGGGGGATCGGGTGGCGATCCTGCGCACCCGTTTGCTGGCCCTGGACACCCCCGATCGGCTGCGGGCCCAGCGGTTTGGGGAGATGGTCGCGATCGAGATCGATGGGGACCCCACGCCTTATCTGGCTCGGGTCCAGGAGCAACCCGGAGTGATCCAGGCGGTCCTCCAGAACGGCCGCTTGGAGATCCAGGTCAGGGACCTGCGGAAAGTGACCCCGGAGTTGGTCCGCCGCCTGGTGGAGGCGGGGGCGCCGATCCTAAGCGTGACGCCTGTAAAAGCCTCGCTGGAGGAGCTCTATTTGCGGATCATCCGGGAGAGCAGCGGGTCTGCGGAATCCTAAAGGCGAGGCCGGCTTCGAAAACCCAATGCCCCACCACTCCCCTTAAGGCCAGATCCGGAAAGATGAGAAGGCCTCCGCCTGGCGAAGGCCATCTGAGGCCATCCCATGGACTTCCACCAGCGTTCCGGATGGAAAGGCGCCCACTGGGAAATGCACAACCGCCTTGCCGGTTTCATCCGTCTCCAGAAGCCATGGGCCCTGGCCGGTGATCTGAATGCGGACCCGGGCCCGGAAGACGGGCTGGCCATTTTCCTCGGCCACGAATACCGTGATCGTCTGCCAATCGCCAGACGCCAGGACCGGGCGGTGCACGGCGATATAGATCCGGAGAGGAGATGGCGTCTGGAAGATGCGAGCAGGAACCCGCGGGTTGAATCCCCGGATGTGTGCATAGGATTCCCCCAGATTCATCGGCCGCACGGCCTGCTCCACTGGATCCCATTCCACTTTCATCCGCTGGAAGATCTGAACCATCCGCCCGTTTTCAACCGACGGCTCCGAGATCGGATTGCCCATGATCGGTGCGCCACCATGTCGTAACCAGAAGGCGAGGAACATCCCGCTCACCGTGTGCCCGGTCTCCGGGACATACCGCCGGAATGGCCGGCCCAGCGGGATCCGCTGCGGGGGGATCGGTGGGGTGCCCAGACCCAAGGCTTCGGCGATGGGAAGCAACCGCACCGCCTGATCCGGAGGCGCCAGGGGGTCCCGGCGCAAGCATGCATACTGGAAGCACTGGATCTCATAAGGGGGCTCCGGGATGGCGGGGGTGATCGGGTAACCGAAGAAGTTCACCCCGCCATGGGCCTCAAAGAACCCCAGAAAGGGCTCCCGGACCGTATAGCCGGTCTCTGGGAAAAACCGCTCCCCCGTTCCCTGGGCCAATCGTCCCCCGGGAACTCCCAGCGCCAGGAGCATTGCCCCGAGTATGGCATATGCCGGGAATCGAGAGGATCGGTTCACTTCTACTCCATAGGAACCTGAGGGATCACCCGGCCGCGCAGGCGCTCCATAATGTCATCCAGGTCGCGACCGGTCACGGTGATCCCGTGATTGCGCAGCCCGATCACCGCCCGCGCGGGATCCGGGGAGCGGCGCACCAGCTCCGCCACCTCCGCCGCCAGCTCCCACGTCCCGCAGGGATAGTTGACCGTCGTCACCGGGATGCCCTCCATCCAGGCGTGCACATGGATGATGGCCCCCACCTGGGGATGCTCCCGGTAGATCATCCAGTGCTCGATCGCATCCACGGAGACGCGGCGGGGCTCGATGTGCGGGGGGACGCTCAGGAGGATCACATTGCGCTCCGCATCGTAGCCTTTCACCAGAAGGATGTCCCGGCCGATCACCTGCAGGTTCCCTTTATCCACCCCGCTGGCGCTCATCCAGAAGCGCTCGGCATCCTCCCGCACGCTGAGATTGCCGTAGCTCAGGCCGCCCAGCCCATACAGCCTTTTCACATGCTGGAAATCCCGGGGTGGGAGGATTTCCTCCAGCGGGAAGGGCGCGGGCAGCAGATTGAGGGAGGCCAGGAAGCGGCCTGCCTCCTTTAATTTCTCGGTCCGCTCGTTTCCGTTCCAAAGCTCCGGCGGCAGATCGGGGTGGAACTCATTGTTGATCACCAGGCGGGCCTGGGCCAGAGGGGCCAGGCGCCGGTAGATCCGCTCGAAAAAGTCCCCTTCATCTTCCCTACAGGCCTCTACATAATGGCCGAGCTCGAGGGTGACGAAGTGCGCCTCCCAGCGGATCCCATTGAATGAGGAGACGTGAGTTCCCGGGATCAGCACGATGAGAAGATTAGAGAGGGAGCGGACTAAGATAGGATAACAAGTCTTCAGGAAATCGGCGGGCGGCTCTGGGAGCTCCACAATCGATGTGACAAACGTCCCCTGCGATTTCCGTCGGAAGGGGCGGGGTCGGGATGGATGGGTGAAGTTGAGAACCAGGCGGATATCCGGCGTGGGTTCCTCTTGGAAAGTATGCCCATGCGCCCGCAGGGTTCGCCACAGTCCATCCCGGAACCATCGAAGCCCTGGGCTGTCCGCTTGTCCGGTGATGACAAAATCCATTGTTCCCTCCTTTACGATCGCCCTTTGAGCTTTGCCGGGATCGTATTCCGGCTTTGGAAAGCATCCGGCTCCATGGAGAGCCCCATGCGTCGTTTTATCTCCTCCTTGTGGCCTCCGGGCCGCGGCGAGGATGGCGAGCAAATGAAGAGAGAAAGCGCGAGAATCCGTCGTTAATACGCCCTTGCGAAGACCGCCATTTCCGCGGCGGGCTCGCCGCACACAATGCATCGACCGCGCCCGTCGGGTTGCTCGAGGGGGATGCAGCGGTTGGTCGCCGTCGTATCCGCCTTGACCCGGGCCTCGCACTCCGGGCTTCCGCACCACCAGGCCCACGCGAACCCATCGGCCACGGCTTCCCGAAGCTGATCGTAGGTCTCGGGGTAATGGGTATGGGCCTTGTGGAAGGCCAGGGCCCGCTGATAGAGATCCGCCTGGATGGTGCTCAGGGCCTCGTGCACCGCGCCCAGAAGCCCCTCCATCGGGACAGCCCATTTCCCCTGAGGGCCTGGCTGATCCCGGCGGGCCAGCACCACCTGTCGCTCCGCCACGTCCCGCGGGCCGATCTCGATCCGCAGGGGAACCCCGCGCAGCTCCCACTCGTTGAATTTCCAACCCGGGGTATATTCTTCCCGCGCATCCACCTCCACCCGGATCTCCGGCTCCAGCGCCCGCCGGACCTGTTCGCAGGCCTCCAGCACCCGGGAGCGCTCCTCCTCGCTCTTCCAGATGGGCACCACGATCACCTGGATGGGCGCCAGGCGGGGCGGGAGGATCAACCCCCGGTCATCCCCGTGCACCATGATCACCGCCCCCACCATCCGCGTGGAGAGGCCATGGGAGGTGGTCCAGGCATATTGCATCTGGTTCCCAGCATCCAGGAATCGGATTTCAAAAGCCCGGGAGAAGTTCTGCCCCAGATTGTGGGAGGTGGCGGATTGCAGCGCGCGCCCATCGCCCATCATCGCCTCGATGGTATAGCTGCGCAGCGCGCCGGCGAACTTTTCCGACTCGCTTTTACGGCCCTGGATCACCGGGATGGCTGCGTCCTCCACGGCGAAGTCCGTGTAGAGATCGAGCACCCGCAGGGCTTCCTCCTCGGCTTCCTCGTAGGTGGCGAAGACGGAATGGGCCTCCTGCCAGAGGAACTCCAGCGTCCGCAGGAAGGGCCGGGTCCGCTTCTCCCAGCGCACCACGTTGCACCACTGATTGATCCGCAGCGGCAGATCCCGGTAGGACTGGATCCACTGGGCATACATGTAGCCGATGATGGTCTCGGAGGTCGGGCGCACAACCAGCGGCTCCTCCAGGGTCTCCCCGCCTCCAATTGTCACCACCGCCAGCTCCGGGGAGAAGCCGCTCACGTGTTCCTTTTCCTTCTGTATGAACGAGTAAGGGATGAAGAGGGGGAAATAGGCGTTCCGATAGCCATGGGCTTTAAACCGCCGATCCACAGCCGCCTGGATGTTTTCCCAGATCGCGTAACCGTAAGGTCGGAAGACGATGCACCCCCGAACCGGGGCGTAATCGGCGAGCTCCGCTTCCCGGATGACATCCAGATACCACTGGCTGTAATCCTCATGACGCGGCGTGATACGACCCATCGTCCGGCCTCCTGTTCCTCCTCGGATGGAATGGAGCCTCCTTTATGCCAGGCCCATCGGTGAGAGTTATTGTAGCCACGCTGGAGAGCCCTTTCAAGCCGATCCAGACCGGTTAGGGAAGCGACTCTTAGGGAACCCATCCTCCTTCGTCGTTTAATGCTATACTTGCACTTTGAGGCATCCAACAGGTGGGAGCCCAGTTATGGAAGGGGATCGCCTGCGCTACGAACAGGCGTTGAGACGTGGGCACGAAGCCCTCTGGCAAAAGCGATGGGCGGTGGCGATCGCGGCCTATCGGGAGGCGCTGGAGGCTCTTCCGGATCAGCCGGAGGCTCTAACGGGATTGGGC contains the following coding sequences:
- the ccmA gene encoding heme ABC exporter ATP-binding protein CcmA, which encodes MIRVENLTKHYDGILALDGLTLEVHAGELLVLLGPNGAGKTTTLRLLMGLISPTSGGIWIAGEPMTPESHGLRRRIGYLPENPGFWERLPVWKNLEIYARLYEVPAPRSRVMELLEQFDLADRARDPVATLSKGMRQRLALARALIHDPPILLLDEPTAGLDPEAALGVRELLRSWKGQGRTILLCTHDLEEAERLGDRVAILRTRLLALDTPDRLRAQRFGEMVAIEIDGDPTPYLARVQEQPGVIQAVLQNGRLEIQVRDLRKVTPELVRRLVEAGAPILSVTPVKASLEELYLRIIRESSGSAES
- a CDS encoding class II aldolase/adducin family protein, translating into MDFVITGQADSPGLRWFRDGLWRTLRAHGHTFQEEPTPDIRLVLNFTHPSRPRPFRRKSQGTFVTSIVELPEPPADFLKTCYPILVRSLSNLLIVLIPGTHVSSFNGIRWEAHFVTLELGHYVEACREDEGDFFERIYRRLAPLAQARLVINNEFHPDLPPELWNGNERTEKLKEAGRFLASLNLLPAPFPLEEILPPRDFQHVKRLYGLGGLSYGNLSVREDAERFWMSASGVDKGNLQVIGRDILLVKGYDAERNVILLSVPPHIEPRRVSVDAIEHWMIYREHPQVGAIIHVHAWMEGIPVTTVNYPCGTWELAAEVAELVRRSPDPARAVIGLRNHGITVTGRDLDDIMERLRGRVIPQVPME
- the proS gene encoding proline--tRNA ligase: MGRITPRHEDYSQWYLDVIREAELADYAPVRGCIVFRPYGYAIWENIQAAVDRRFKAHGYRNAYFPLFIPYSFIQKEKEHVSGFSPELAVVTIGGGETLEEPLVVRPTSETIIGYMYAQWIQSYRDLPLRINQWCNVVRWEKRTRPFLRTLEFLWQEAHSVFATYEEAEEEALRVLDLYTDFAVEDAAIPVIQGRKSESEKFAGALRSYTIEAMMGDGRALQSATSHNLGQNFSRAFEIRFLDAGNQMQYAWTTSHGLSTRMVGAVIMVHGDDRGLILPPRLAPIQVIVVPIWKSEEERSRVLEACEQVRRALEPEIRVEVDAREEYTPGWKFNEWELRGVPLRIEIGPRDVAERQVVLARRDQPGPQGKWAVPMEGLLGAVHEALSTIQADLYQRALAFHKAHTHYPETYDQLREAVADGFAWAWWCGSPECEARVKADTTATNRCIPLEQPDGRGRCIVCGEPAAEMAVFARAY